A genomic region of Haemorhous mexicanus isolate bHaeMex1 chromosome 14, bHaeMex1.pri, whole genome shotgun sequence contains the following coding sequences:
- the RBMX gene encoding RNA-binding motif protein, X chromosome isoform X1 codes for MVEADRPGKLFIGGLNTETNEKALEAVFGKYGRIVEVLLMKDRETNKSRGFAFVTFESPADAKDAARDMNGKSLDGKAIKVEQATKPSFESGGRRGPPPPPRSRGPPRGLRGARGGSGARGPPSRGSHLGSSRGPLPMKRGPPPRSGGPPPKRSAPSGPVRSSSMGGRAPVSRGRDGYGGPPRREPMPSRRDVYMSPRDDGYSTKDGYSSRDYPSSRDTRDYAPPPRDYAYRDYGHSSSRDEYPSRGYSLSSYSDRDGYGGGRDRDYSDHPSGGSYRDSYESYGNSRSAPPARGPPPSYGGSSRYDDYGSTRDGYGSRESYSSSRSDVYSSGRDRVGRQDRGLPPSMERGYPPPRDSYSSSSRGAPRGGGRGGSRSDRGGGRSRY; via the exons ATGGTTGAAGCAGATCGTCCTGGGAAGCTGTTCATTGGGGGCCTGAACACAGAGACTAATGAAAAAGCCCTTGAGGCTGTATTTGGCAAATATGGACGCATTGTGGAAG TCCTTTTGATGAAAGATCGGGAAACAAACAAGTCCAGAGGATTTGCATTCGTCACGTTTGAGAGTCCAGCAGATGCAAAAGATGCTGCCAGGGATATGAATGGAAAG TCATTAGATGGGAAGGCAATTAAAGTGGAACAAGCAACCAAGCCATCCTTTGAAAGTGGTGGTAGGCGTGGGCCACCACCCCCTCCCCGAAGCAGAGGTCCTCCCAGGGGCCTTAGAGGCGCAAGAGGCGGAAGTGGCGCGAGAGGACCACCTTCAAGAGGGAGTCACTTGG GGTCTTCTCGAGGGCCACTTCCCATGAAGAGGGGTCCACCTCCACGAAGTGGAGGCCCTCCACCTAAGAGATCGGCACCTTCAGGACCAGTGCGTAGCAGTAGCATGGGAGGACGAG CTCCTGTGTCACGTGGAAGAGATGGTTATGGTGGGCCTCCGCGCAGAGAGCCAATGCCATCACGGAGAGATGTCTACATGTCTCCAAGAGATGATGGCTACAGCACTAAAGACGG TTATTCAAGCAGAGATTATCCCAGTTCCAGGGATACCCGGGACTACGCACCACCTCCCCGAGACTACGCATATCGTGATTATGGTCATTCCAGTTCACGTGATGAATACCCCTCCAGGGGATATAG TCTTTCCTCCTATAGTGATCGTGATGGATACGGTGGTGGACGTGACAGAGACTACTCGGATCATCCAAGTGGAGGCTCCTACAGAGATTCATATGAGAGTTACG GTAACTCACGTAGTGCTCCACCTGCTCGAGGGCCCCCGCCATCATATGGTGGAAGCAGTCGCTATGATGATTACGGCAGCACACGAGATGGATATGGAAGCCGAGAAAGTTACTCAAGCAGCAGAAGTGATGTCTACTCAAGTGGCCGTGATCGTGTTGGAAGACAAGACAGGGGTCTTCCCCCATCCATGGAAAGGGGCTATCCACCTCCTCGGGATTCTTACAGTAGTTCAAGCCGCGGGGCGCCCAGAGGTGGCGGCCGTGGTGGAAGCAGATCCGATAGAGGTGGAGGCAGAAGCAGATACTAA
- the RBMX gene encoding RNA-binding motif protein, X chromosome isoform X2 has translation MVEADRPGKLFIGGLNTETNEKALEAVFGKYGRIVEVLLMKDRETNKSRGFAFVTFESPADAKDAARDMNGKSLDGKAIKVEQATKPSFESGGRRGPPPPPRSRGPPRGLRGARGGSGARGPPSRGSHLGSSRGPLPMKRGPPPRSGGPPPKRSAPSGPVRSSSMGGRAPVSRGRDGYGGPPRREPMPSRRDVYMSPRDDGYSTKDGYSSRDYPSSRDTRDYAPPPRDYAYRDYGHSSSRDEYPSRGYSDRDGYGGGRDRDYSDHPSGGSYRDSYESYGNSRSAPPARGPPPSYGGSSRYDDYGSTRDGYGSRESYSSSRSDVYSSGRDRVGRQDRGLPPSMERGYPPPRDSYSSSSRGAPRGGGRGGSRSDRGGGRSRY, from the exons ATGGTTGAAGCAGATCGTCCTGGGAAGCTGTTCATTGGGGGCCTGAACACAGAGACTAATGAAAAAGCCCTTGAGGCTGTATTTGGCAAATATGGACGCATTGTGGAAG TCCTTTTGATGAAAGATCGGGAAACAAACAAGTCCAGAGGATTTGCATTCGTCACGTTTGAGAGTCCAGCAGATGCAAAAGATGCTGCCAGGGATATGAATGGAAAG TCATTAGATGGGAAGGCAATTAAAGTGGAACAAGCAACCAAGCCATCCTTTGAAAGTGGTGGTAGGCGTGGGCCACCACCCCCTCCCCGAAGCAGAGGTCCTCCCAGGGGCCTTAGAGGCGCAAGAGGCGGAAGTGGCGCGAGAGGACCACCTTCAAGAGGGAGTCACTTGG GGTCTTCTCGAGGGCCACTTCCCATGAAGAGGGGTCCACCTCCACGAAGTGGAGGCCCTCCACCTAAGAGATCGGCACCTTCAGGACCAGTGCGTAGCAGTAGCATGGGAGGACGAG CTCCTGTGTCACGTGGAAGAGATGGTTATGGTGGGCCTCCGCGCAGAGAGCCAATGCCATCACGGAGAGATGTCTACATGTCTCCAAGAGATGATGGCTACAGCACTAAAGACGG TTATTCAAGCAGAGATTATCCCAGTTCCAGGGATACCCGGGACTACGCACCACCTCCCCGAGACTACGCATATCGTGATTATGGTCATTCCAGTTCACGTGATGAATACCCCTCCAGGGGATATAG TGATCGTGATGGATACGGTGGTGGACGTGACAGAGACTACTCGGATCATCCAAGTGGAGGCTCCTACAGAGATTCATATGAGAGTTACG GTAACTCACGTAGTGCTCCACCTGCTCGAGGGCCCCCGCCATCATATGGTGGAAGCAGTCGCTATGATGATTACGGCAGCACACGAGATGGATATGGAAGCCGAGAAAGTTACTCAAGCAGCAGAAGTGATGTCTACTCAAGTGGCCGTGATCGTGTTGGAAGACAAGACAGGGGTCTTCCCCCATCCATGGAAAGGGGCTATCCACCTCCTCGGGATTCTTACAGTAGTTCAAGCCGCGGGGCGCCCAGAGGTGGCGGCCGTGGTGGAAGCAGATCCGATAGAGGTGGAGGCAGAAGCAGATACTAA